Sequence from the Maribacter aquivivus genome:
TCTTCTCTAGTAACCACACAGTCTCCATTGGCATCAGTACCATTAAAACTATGATTGGGTTTAACTTTAGCGAACTCTGTATCACTCAGTTTTCCATCTTTATCCGTATCAAATAGGTTAAAGAAGTTGAGTATAGTTACTCTTCTATATTCTCCCTCCTCCATGAAAGCCTCTAGCTCTTCTCGCAAAACTGTTCCATCTCTATTTAGGTCAGCATTGTCCATTGGTCCATGCTCACTACTACCCGAAGGGCCTTCTTTTAAAGCTTCGCATGGAGTACGTTTGTCTTCACGTCTAGGAGGTCTTGGTGGTCTATTCTCACTGTCTGACATAGTTTCTTGTTCGGTAGCTTTGCTTTCAGCTTTCTTGTTGTTTTCACCACAACTCATGAACAAAGTAATACTTAAAGCGATTAAAATCTTCTTTACTATTTTCATATTTTATTTTTTATACTTCTAGTCAGGTTATATAAATTTTGTGAACTTGCTCTAGTATTAAAGCTAATGTCACGGCTATGGCAAGTAGGGCAGGCAAGGAAACTTTTTGTTTTATTTTTTCTTTTTTTGTCCCAAAGCGAAATCCTAAAGATTTCGGGACCTCATAAATATACTCAAACCTTTCGTTTAAGCCTGAAGACCGTATTGTTTATAGGTTGTGTTGTACGCAGGCTTTTTAGTCTGCTGAGTACCATTCTTTTTCCACCTTGTTATAATGATAGTCATAGCCATAATAAGATTTAAACCCTATAGAATAATTTTCATTTTCATAGAGTTCATAAATGTACTTTGTCCCAATACTTGTTCTTTCTGGCAAATCAACATTTGCTTCATTTTTAAGCTCAGTTAATGATTTAGGATAAGAACCATTTATCTCTCTATAAGCCTCAACTATTTCAACTATAGCAACTCCATTATGTTTTGAATTCTCACTTTGCCATTCTCTAATTGGATTTGAAACCAACCAAATAAAAAGTAACTGAATAAGCGATATAATAAAATAGTATTTAAATTTTGTTGATTGCTTTATGTCAATGAGAATTGATATTACAAGACCTATTAATAATACAATCAATAAAAAGATTAAATAAAAAAACAGTCCAAATCCAAATTCCCAAACAAAGGAAAAATTCCAGACATATAACACTAAAAACAGAAAGGATAAAATGCCAAAAAGTACTAGAGTAAACTTTTTTGGGTCTGAAATATTTTTCAATTGGTTTTATTTTTCAGCTTGGGTACAACGTTAAATGTAAACGTCCGTGCGTGGAAAAAGTCAGCGACTTTCGGTATAGCACAAGGCGTTACACTTTTAATATTTTTAAATTATCAGTTAAAATAATAAAATTTGTGACGCCGACTTTGCAAATACAAAACTTCCTTAGCCCAAAGCACTAAGAAGCATTGCGTTTACATAGTGTTGTAAGTAGTTTTATATTAACTTTTGATATTCTTTAATTTCATTAATCACTTCTTCAATTGATTTTCCAAATTCCGCTTCAGGAATTACGATTGGACTTCCAAATTTTTTAGTATTTGTATTCATAAGGTTTCGTATGGGATAACTCTTTGTGTTGAGAAATAAATCAATATTATTTAACTCTACAATTAAACAATTTCCTCTTGATAATTTTCCTTTAGAGAAGTCATCAATAAACTTCCATTCAACTATTCCCATTCCATTAGTTCTTATATTAATTCCACTTCTATTTATAATGATAGAATTAGAACGAAATATAGAATCATACAATCCCCATATAGAAATTATTAAAAAGAAAGCAGGAAATAAAGAATATAAAGTGTGCTTTTCAGCATTTAGGAGAATATATAACGAAATAACACCAAAAACAGAAGATAGAACAATAGACTTTATCCTTGTATTAGCATCTTTTTTATATTTAATAGAATCTTTTTTCATTATTTTGAATCAACGCTAGAATTTTGGCAATTACTTACACCTTGTTGTGCGTTCGTTTTTTTATTCGGTTAACAATTTCAAATCCCAAATATTCTTTCAGTTTTGGAAATTTGTATCTGTAATATTCATTCCAATAACTTATCATTCTACTTTATGTCTGTTGCCAATACATAGGGTTTTCATCTCTAAATTCAGCGCAAAAGTCCAGAGTGTTTTCATTTACTTTTTGTCAATAATCGGAAGTAGTTCATAGATGTATTCTCCAATTAATTGAATTAGAAAAGGAACTGTCCATTTTTCTAAATTATCCGATAATAAATTCAGCCTTTCTTCTCTTATATGTCCATTATGATGTCTCAAATAAATACAATTTAAGATGTCTTTTTGTTTGTCCGTCAGAGTCTTTTCTAATTCTGGATTTGGCTCGTCAAAGTAAAGTCTGTATGGAATTGTCAAAGTTTCATTGTCAAGTACTACATCCAACTCATTTTCGTGAATCAGATTGTCAACCTGGTGAATTGTTCCGTCAAAGGGTTTTACTTTATTATTGTCAAATGGAATGATTTTTAAAACTGCATTTAAATCCGAATACAGTTTTTTCGGGAAAGATTTGGTAAGTCTTTCCTTATATTCAGATTTTATATTTCGCTTAAATATCTTTAGCATTTCGGTTTTCTCAAATGACGCACAACACAGTACCTAAGCGTAGTGCGGTAGTAAGGAAACTTTTCGTTTCCGTCCGCGCACGAAGCTAAAGCTTATTGTTTAGTTTTATTTTTTCTTGTCTAAAGCTAAATCCTTAAGATTTAGCGACTTTATAAATATACACAGACCTTTCGGTTTTGCCCTAAAGTCCGCATTACGTTTAGGCTGTGTTAGCCATAGTTTTTATTTCCGGAATATTACTTTGTGAATCCTTAACTCAATTTTTGTCCCACCGATTCCAGTCTTTTCCATAAAGTGCATTCCCATCGGTTTTCCAATATCCACTTTCTCTATTCTCGATAAGTAATAATCTGCGTCTCTTTCAGAAAATTTTGCTAGTGATTTTAATTTTAAATCTCGAACCATTTTGGCAAAATCCCTTCCATTAATTGGCTCGATTTCTTTAACGACTCCAATTTCAGTTGGCAATTCCGTTTCTGTTCCATTAAAGAAATGCATACTTTTTCTAACTCGTTTTTTTGGTTTAAAACCATAAGGAGCAGGAATTAACAATTCTCTATCTTTTGTGTAATTGTTATGTGAATATTCAGAATCGGAGAAAAGTGCTTTAGTGTAAATTTTATTCTCAGATTGCTTATAAAGTAATGAGGTTTTAAATGGATTTTTTGAATCTAATTCTTTGTTTTCAGGTTCAATTTCTAAATCGCAATCTTCAGGTAAATTGTATGTTACTTCGCAATCACAAAATCCACCGTTCGATTCCAGAATATCAATCAAGTCATCTTTGTCAATTCCATTGTTTTCAGCCCATTCAAATGTATTTCTCAATGAGTGGTCGCATCCATTCTTTTCAATCCGTTTCTCAATGAAAACGCACAATTCTGTCACTTGTTTTTCGGTAAGAATGGTCATTTATTAAATTATGGCTAACGGTTGAGCTATGAACAGTACGGGAGCAAACTGGCGTTTGCTTTCCGCCACGCACATAGCGAAATCTTTTTGTTTTGATTATTTTTTCCTGTCCAAAGCAAAATCCCAAAGATTTTGCGGACTTTATAAAAATACACAAACCCTGCGACTAAGCCCGAAGCCCGTATTGTTTATAGGTTGTGTAGCCAGTTTTATTTATTTTTCAATAATTCAGTTTCCAAATTGTCTTTTGCTTCGGAATAACCCATTCCTTTCGTTATTGGATTTCCGTCAGAATCCAAAATCACAAAATATGGCTGAACATTGGATTTAAAATTCTCCTTTTGATAATCAGACCATTTTTTTCCAACTTTTTTATCGTCAACATATAACCAAACATTGATATAGTCATTTTGCATTGTTTGGAATAGGGTCTCATTTTTCATTATCAAGTCCGATTCTATTTTCCGTCCGTTAATTACTGCGTAACCAGTAAAATATAAGAGTATAGGCTTTTTTTCAGTTTGTGCTTTTTCAATTCCATAATCCAAGTCCTTTAAAATTCGTAGCTCAGAATTCAGATGTTCTTCTTGTTTTTTTCCTTTTTCTATTGCGTTTTGAATATCAGATTCAGTTGGGAATTCAATTTTATGATTCGGATTTTTACAGTTTAAAAAAGTAAAAATTATTAAATTAAGTAAGAATAGTTTTTTCATTTGAACAATGTATCTCAAATTGGCTACAACGGTCAGGCTATGCGCAGTGTGGGTTTTGATTTACAATTCCCAATGCGCCACTACTCGTAGCCAAATCTTTTTGTTTTGATTTATTTTTTCTGTCCAAAGCAAAATCCCAAAGATTTTGCGACCTCATAAAAATACGCAAACCCAGCGAATAATCACCTTAGCCCACATTACGTATAGGCATTGTTACCCAACGTTTTTTCCGCCCGAGTTAGCTTTTTATTAGAATGGCAAGTCCATTAACACAACAGTTGCGTTTGAGTAAGGTCCATCTGCGCAAACTTGCTTAGAAGGCTTTTTTTGGTTTATAGTTGGTAGCTAATTACACCGAGAATGATTAGAATAAAGTCTATCAAAACAGCTTTTTTTAAGTTCAGCTTAGAGGTTATGATTTTATACCCAATGATAATTCCGACAAGTGCTAAAACATTATGAAGAATCAATATCCAATCGGCTATGCGAAAAGTCGGGTAATAATCGGTAATATGATAACGATATAATAAATAAATACTAAGCCAGAACCAAAAGAGATTAATAAGAATAATGAATAGACCGATTATTTTATGCTTCTTTAAGAAGACTAGGCATGAAACGGAGGTTAAAATCAGAATCAGAATTGTACCGTAAATAACTAAGTCCATCCACAATCTAACATTCTCTATTTCTGGGACAGTTTTATTTAATATTGACCCTGCAGAGAAAAAAAGTATTAGCGACAACACAAGAAAAATAATTGAATGATTTATAATAATTTTTCTTTTGGTCATTTGTTCAAAATGTTGGGTAAATAAGAAATAAACGTACCTAGGTACGTTTATTTCTTATTTACCCGTAATTTAATCAAATCTTCTAAAGTATCAATGAATACGGTTGCTTAGTGGTGTTTGCCCGTATAATATGTGTATAATATATGTTTGTAAACGACTAAATTTTATTATTACTTGGTCATCTAAAGAGATTTTAGAAGTCCGCCATCAATAGGAATATTTGTTCCAGTTATATAAGCTGCATTATCAGATGCCAAGAAGGCTGCTAAAAAACCATATTCTTCTGGGTTACCTATACGTTTCAATGCCACTCTAGATTCCATATCTTTTCGTACTTGGCTTTGTTCTACACCTAATTGCTCTGCTTTTTTTGCATTAAGTTGCGTAATACGGTCCGTATCAAAATAACCGGTGAGTATGCTATTTACTGTAATGTTGTGTTTGCCAACATCTGTAGCCAAAGTTTTTGCCCACGTTACTACGGCAGCCCTAATAGAATTTGAGAGCGCTAAGTACGATAGTGGTTCTTTCACTGAAACTGAGGCAACATTTATAACTCTACCCCAATTCTTTTGCATCATAGACTGTAGTGCCAATTCTGTTGTATAGACCACGGTTTTAAACAAGAGATCAAAAGCTTCTTGGTAATCATCTACTTTTTTTTCCAATGCACTACCAGCAGATGGCCCTTGTGTATTATTTATCAAAATGTCTACTGTATTTTTTTCGAAAAAATTGCTAATTACGCTTTTGTAATCCTTAAAATTATTGAAATCTACTGCAAGATATTGGTGCTGCTGTCCTTGGTTTGTAGGCAATTCATTTACTATGTTATGTAACTTCTCTTCACTGTGCGACATTAGGGTTACACTAGCGCCACTTGCCGCTAATTGTTGTGCTATGGCTTTACCAATACCACCACTACTACCACCAACTAATGCTTTTTTATTTTTTAACGATATGTTCATTTCTTATTTTTTAGATTGGGTAACTGAGCGTAGTCAAAGTAAACAACCAATAACTAACGATACTCTTCTCGTGTAGGACTAAATACATCTAACAATTTACAAGCGGTCAAGGCAATACCACTATGTTTTAGATGCGGTGCAATTATTACAATATCACCTGGTCCGTACACTTTTGTGGTTCCATCTAAAGTGAATTCAAAATCACCTTCCATAACATGCATAATCTGCTCGTTCATGTGAGAATGTTCAGGTACTGTGGCACCTTTTTCTACATCCCAAAATGCCATACTCATGTTTTCAGAATGTACCAATTTGCCATGTAAACCGGGCATAATTTCTTTTGAGGGTATGGTAGATAGATTCAAGTTCATTGATTGTTTATTTTTAAACTAAAGATACTCGAATCTATCGCAATTGTAAAGTAGTTGTGCTCAAAGTGCACTTTTAAATTTAGTTTTTGGTAGGTGAATTGTCAATATAATCCCACCCAATAACTACAAATTCGCAACGTCGGTTCCACTCATGGTCTTCTTCTGAACAGGCTTCTTCTGTTGCACAAACTACAATTGGTTTTGACTCTCCGTATCCTTTTGAAACCACTCTGCCAGATTCAATTCCGTTTTTAATTAAGAAGTCTTTGGCAGAATCTGCACGTTTTTGAGATAGGTCTTTGTTATACCCTTTATTACCGCGAATATCTGTATGTGTGCCAATTTCTATAATCATACCTGGGTTCTTTTTCATGATATCGATTACGGTCTGCAATCGTTCGCGCGACTCTCTTCTTAGGTACCAAAGGCTATAGTCGAAATGTATTTCTTCGGTCTGTATAACGGTGCGATCTGCATCTTTTACAAGTGCATTTTCTGTCTGTATGGCATCTTCTATTTTCTTTGCCAATGCTTTTTCTGCCTTTGCTTTTTCAGCTATGCGCTGTTGAGTTAAACGTGCTGCTTCTTCAATACCTTGTTTTTCTGCTAACAGTGCCGCTTTTTTAGCTGCCTCTAACTTTTTAGCAGCTATCTGTTCTGTACGTAGCTTTTCGGCTTTTTGCTTTTCTTGTAATGCAAGTGCTGCTGTTTTTTGTTTTTCTAGGATGGAATATAGGTCCATAGAAGCATCATGTTCGGTATTTCTTTCTTTTGTACTGCGGATGTTCTTGGCATTACCTTCATAACCGTCTTTTTCTGCTTTTACTTCGTAGGATGCTTCACAGACAATGTCAAAATCAAACGCGCCATTTTCTTTGGTAATGCATGTTGATATTACCTCGTTTTCTGCATTTAGTAATGTCACTTTTGCAAAGGCTAATGGTAGGGTAGTGGTACGATCTGTTATAATACCGGTAATAAATTGTTCACAATCTTCAATTGATAACTCTTTGGTTACGCTAAAACTATAGATATCATCACTTCCCTTGCCAGATGGTCTGTTACTTGCAAAATAACCCGATGCATTATCAGTATTTAATACATACGAGAAATCATCATAACCACTGTTTACAGGTAACCCTAAATTATCTGGATGCTGAAAAGTGCCATTCTTATTTTTAGAAACAAAGACATCTAAAAGTCCGAAGCCTGGGTGTCCGTTCGATGAAAAATAAAGAGAATTATCCGAAGATATAAAAGGGAATTGCTCCTTCTTGTCTGTATTAATTACACTACCTAAATTAACAGGAGTGCTAAACGTATTATCAGTTTGTAAGCTTGTTTCATAAATGTCAAAAGAACCGAATCCGCCAGGTCTATCCGAAGAAAAATATAATTTTGTACCATCGGCATTTAAAGCGGGGTGCTCATTAGAATACTCATCGCTATTGAATGAGAGCTCGGTAATATTCTTCCATTCGCCATCAACTAAACTAGCGCTGTAAATTTTTAAATTAGATACCTTTTGATCATCGGTTTTACGCTTACCATGGTTATAGTTGTTACGGGTAAAGTACATGTTGTTTCCGTTGGGTGAAACCGTAAAAGAGCCTTCGTGCAGTTTTGTATTAATAGTATTCGATAAGCTAACGCTAATACTATCGCCCAGTTGTTCTTGATCTATTGGGTGTGTGTAAATATCTAGATACTGCTGATTGTTCCACCGGTATGTTTTCGAAGCTGATTTTTTATGTGCTGCAGTGTACCAAATGGCATCACCAACGTGCATTGCCCCAAATTCTGATGTAGTCGTGTTCAGGTTACTGTTAACAATTGCGAAACGATCACCAATTGCTTTTACATTTTCTAGGTATATACTTTCTTCTTTCAATTGTTGCAATAGCGCCGTATTACCTTCTTTGGTGTAATAATCAAAAAATACCTGTGCGGCTTCATCATATTCACCAATGGCTTTTAAAGACTGGTTTAGCTTAAAATAATATTGCTCATCTACCGTATCGCCATAATTAGAAATAAGGTAGCGATACCAACGTGCCGAAGCATTTAGATCAAAAGTATGGTAATAGCTATCTGCCAAGTTTTTTACGACCAGACTGCTTTTGTTGCTAGGTAATGCCGCTTCATACAAAGCAATGGCATCTGCATAATATTTCTTTTCAAATAGGTCGTTGGCACGTATTAAGTCTTGTGACCAGACAGATTGAAAAATTCCTAAAAATAGGATGATATAAATATGTAAGTTTTTCATTTTAGTAGAATCTAGGAGATTTATCATAGCCTTTTTTGAGTCCCCAAAGGTCTAGGTTGAACAGCACGAAAATTTCATGTGATCCATTATTGAATGCGCCTAAATTAGACAAGGTGTAATCATAAGCATAGCCTATTCGTACAGAAGGTATAACCGCAATATTGAACATGGCATTTACAGAATCATCTAACCTATACGATATACCACCTTCAAAACGATTATTGAATAAGGCGTTGAAAGATACATCTGCAGTAATCGGTGCACCCGATACCATTTTGGTTAATACAGATGGCTTTAGTTTCAGATTCGGATTAATGTCAAATACGTAACCTGCCATACCAAAAAGGTGAATAGCTTCTGAGCCAATACGGTTTAGACCATCTCTATTTTCTAAATGTTTAGAGGTCAATAAATTTGGAATGGACAAACCTGCGTAAAATTTATCGCGATTATAAAATGCACCAATACCCACATTTGGGAAGGTGTTATTCATATTCTCATTAAAAGCAGGGTCATCTTGAACCTCTGGTAGTCTGAATCCGTTAAAATTGGTCTCGAACGTGGTGATACCTCCTTTTAGACCTAAACTCAAATTACTTTGTTCATCTAGCTTAAGTATATAGGCGAAATCGACATAAATGTTGTTTTCTTTCAAAGAACCATCACCAATATCATCTGATATAATAGATGCCCCCATTTCAATTTTTTCTGATAATGGAGTATGGGCAAAAAAGGTCAGCGTTTTTGGTGCACCCACGGCATTTTCCCATTGGGTTCTGTATAGCGTACCAAAATTAAGCATGCCAGGTTCATTGGTCGTGTAAGCAGGGTTGACCACATTCATGTTATACATATACTGTGTATACTGCGGGTCTTGCTGTGCCTGTGTTTTTAAAAAGAACAAAAGCATAACTATGCAGATGCCCCAAGTGGTGTTTGTTATTTTCTTGTGCATGGGTTATCTGTTTAAGTATAAACGACCTTGAATAGGTTCTGAATTGCCTTTATTATAATTGATGATGTAGAAATAGACTCCGTTTGGCGCCGTAGATGATCCATTTCGACCATCCCAAGCGGGATTAGTTTTGTCACCTTTAAATAACGTTGTGCCGTATCGGTTCAAAATCTCTAAAGTGAAATTTGGGAATATGGTTTCTATATTAGGAATGAAAAATGTATCGTTTCTACCATCTGCATTTGGTGAAAATCCGTCGGGTATGAAAAAGTCATAATTTTTAGGATCACAGTTGCTGAAATCTACAGTTACAGGAACACGCGTTGCAGAAGAACATCCGGTAACGGAATTATAATTTTCAGCATAGTACGTAGTATCTGTTACTAAAGGGATATCGTCTGTAAGTGCCGTACCGCCAGTTTCTGTTATAAACCAGAATACTTCATTTTCTGTTTCGTTTTCTAAAGTCCGTAATGCTACAACCGTAGGATCATCTAAACCACAAACAGATAATACATCTGAAGAAATGGCTGTTGGTGCTACGGTTATTACGGTCGGCGTAATTTCTAATCGTTCAGTGCTTGTACAACCTCCATTGTTGGTAGCGGCAAAATAAGTTTGACCATCTACTAGAATTGTAGCATTGTCTAAAGCAGTACCGCCAGAGAGCGCACTAAACCATGAAACCGAACTGCCTGCACTTACATTTACATTAATATTCGACAACGTCGGATTCGTTTCTGCACAGAATAACGGAGTACTATTATCACTCGTAGGCGCATCAGGGTTACTAAAATTGACCGTTATTTGAACACGTGTGGTTCCCTCACAATTAGTAAGTGGGTCGCTATTGGTTACAAAATACTCTTCACCGTCTATCAGAACAGTAGAAATCGGTAGAATATTAGTGTCTGTATCAGTATCGTAAAATAAGATATCGCCTTCTGCGGTAACATTAATATCCATCAATGTTGGTGCTTCACTAAAATCACTCAAACAAAAAGTTTGGTTGGCATTGGCTACGGGAGCTTCTGGCACTCCGCCTCTTGAGAAATTTTCGCTCTCTTCAAACTCAAAATCTAATCGGCAGGGTGTAGTATCATTTTGAATGCTTCGTACACTAGCGGTATAATTACCAATAGGTAAAGCATCTACATCTATTTGATATGCAGCAGTACCACCTGTGAAATTTATAGTATTGGTAGTTAGCACGGTATTTGAACCTAATTCTGTAACATCATAAGTAATAATATAGGTGCCATCTGGCAGTATAGGTGCATCAACAAGCACATCTATCTGTGTAGCATCGCAATTGTTGTCTATAATCAAATCTAGCTGAATAGCATCTGGTAACGGGGTTACGATAAAAATATCTGCTAGAGGACAATTGGTTGGAAATGTATTTAAGATGGCAGGTCTAATTTCATATTCTCCACCTACTAAAAAATTGCTTCCGGGTACAGTAAGCGTAGCATTACCACTAATAAATTCTAGATCAAATGAATCAGATGTTTCTGTACTGCTATCTGGTCTTGTTAATACATATTGGGTAGTAAAAGTACCGTTGGCAAAATTACCGCTGGTGTCAAGTATTTCTGTTATTTGTACGGTGGCATCGTTCTGCACACAAATATCTTCAATATCTGCCTGTGAACTGGCTACCAAAAAGGTGGTTGGTGGTACAATAACTGTTGGGCAAACATCTCTTATAGGGCTAACGCTAGTAATACCCACTACTTCAAGAGTAACCGTTTCATTTAGTGGTACTAATGTTGGGTCTACAATAAAATGACCGTCTCCGTCTATTAGAGATGTACTTGCCACGCCAGAAGATCCGTTAATTGTGTATGAAATTAAAAATGCGCCATTGTGCAATAGCGTATCATCATATTCTAGTTCAACCACATAATCTTCTTCAATACAAATATCTTCAGCAGTAATGTCTCCATCTAAAACAGGTAAAATATCGATGTTGACCGTAACCTCTCTTTTTTCGCAAACAGGGTGGGTAGGGAAAACAGTATATACAAATGAAAAGGTACCGTAACCGAAAGTGTCGTACAATTCTTGAATATTAATGATCGAATCATTTAAATCACTCAACTGACCGGTAGCATCTTCTGACCATGTTCCGTTTGGATCTTCACCTAATAGTTGGTCGTTTAGGTCAAAATTAGTGTACGCTGAAAAATCATCGTTGGCACAAAACGTGACACTTGTGGGTCTACCAGGGTTTGGTGGTGGATGTACTTCTAGAACTACGGTAGCTGTTCTACCTGCACAAGTGTTTACATCAGGTACGGTATAAGTGAAAATGTATATACCTGTACCTGCAGCTTGGGCATTAAAAATATTCTCTTCTAAGAAACCGGTAATAGTACTTGGGTCTTCTTCCCAGAGACCATTGAAATCTTGAACTTTACCATCTACATTACTGCCTAGAAAGCCATGTAGATTTACACTATTGTCATCTCCACAGGCATTTGCACTACCATCTATATTATCTTCACCTGGGTAACCACCCAAGTTAATATTTACAGTCGCAGTTTCATTACAATCAGTATTGGTGTATACAAATGAATGTGTACCGTAGTTATTAATACGCCAAAGATCTACAATTCCAGTGCTTTGGTTTAATGCGTAAAAATTTTCTGGGTTTGTGGTAGACCAGGTGCCGCCTGCAGTAGGGGAGCCACCTAATCTTGGAAATAGGGCAAAATTGCGATTTGCAACATCTGAGTCTTTTTCGCAAATCTCAATACTTGCATCATTACCTGCACATTGTGCTTCGGCTAAGTTTGATAAACCGAGAAAAAAAAGCACCAAGGCAAAGAACCTAAA
This genomic interval carries:
- a CDS encoding EF-hand domain-containing protein, translated to MKIVKKILIALSITLFMSCGENNKKAESKATEQETMSDSENRPPRPPRREDKRTPCEALKEGPSGSSEHGPMDNADLNRDGTVLREELEAFMEEGEYRRVTILNFFNLFDTDKDGKLSDTEFAKVKPNHSFNGTDANGDCVVTREEVVAYANEEGRSYRKIGLDKFFDLVDTNGDNKATPEEVEAAHESGLLARF
- a CDS encoding STM3941 family protein, translating into MKKDSIKYKKDANTRIKSIVLSSVFGVISLYILLNAEKHTLYSLFPAFFLIISIWGLYDSIFRSNSIIINRSGINIRTNGMGIVEWKFIDDFSKGKLSRGNCLIVELNNIDLFLNTKSYPIRNLMNTNTKKFGSPIVIPEAEFGKSIEEVINEIKEYQKLI
- a CDS encoding DUF2695 domain-containing protein — translated: MTILTEKQVTELCVFIEKRIEKNGCDHSLRNTFEWAENNGIDKDDLIDILESNGGFCDCEVTYNLPEDCDLEIEPENKELDSKNPFKTSLLYKQSENKIYTKALFSDSEYSHNNYTKDRELLIPAPYGFKPKKRVRKSMHFFNGTETELPTEIGVVKEIEPINGRDFAKMVRDLKLKSLAKFSERDADYYLSRIEKVDIGKPMGMHFMEKTGIGGTKIELRIHKVIFRK
- a CDS encoding SDR family oxidoreductase → MNISLKNKKALVGGSSGGIGKAIAQQLAASGASVTLMSHSEEKLHNIVNELPTNQGQQHQYLAVDFNNFKDYKSVISNFFEKNTVDILINNTQGPSAGSALEKKVDDYQEAFDLLFKTVVYTTELALQSMMQKNWGRVINVASVSVKEPLSYLALSNSIRAAVVTWAKTLATDVGKHNITVNSILTGYFDTDRITQLNAKKAEQLGVEQSQVRKDMESRVALKRIGNPEEYGFLAAFLASDNAAYITGTNIPIDGGLLKSL
- a CDS encoding cupin domain-containing protein: MNLNLSTIPSKEIMPGLHGKLVHSENMSMAFWDVEKGATVPEHSHMNEQIMHVMEGDFEFTLDGTTKVYGPGDIVIIAPHLKHSGIALTACKLLDVFSPTREEYR
- a CDS encoding OmpA family protein — translated: MKNLHIYIILFLGIFQSVWSQDLIRANDLFEKKYYADAIALYEAALPSNKSSLVVKNLADSYYHTFDLNASARWYRYLISNYGDTVDEQYYFKLNQSLKAIGEYDEAAQVFFDYYTKEGNTALLQQLKEESIYLENVKAIGDRFAIVNSNLNTTTSEFGAMHVGDAIWYTAAHKKSASKTYRWNNQQYLDIYTHPIDQEQLGDSISVSLSNTINTKLHEGSFTVSPNGNNMYFTRNNYNHGKRKTDDQKVSNLKIYSASLVDGEWKNITELSFNSDEYSNEHPALNADGTKLYFSSDRPGGFGSFDIYETSLQTDNTFSTPVNLGSVINTDKKEQFPFISSDNSLYFSSNGHPGFGLLDVFVSKNKNGTFQHPDNLGLPVNSGYDDFSYVLNTDNASGYFASNRPSGKGSDDIYSFSVTKELSIEDCEQFITGIITDRTTTLPLAFAKVTLLNAENEVISTCITKENGAFDFDIVCEASYEVKAEKDGYEGNAKNIRSTKERNTEHDASMDLYSILEKQKTAALALQEKQKAEKLRTEQIAAKKLEAAKKAALLAEKQGIEEAARLTQQRIAEKAKAEKALAKKIEDAIQTENALVKDADRTVIQTEEIHFDYSLWYLRRESRERLQTVIDIMKKNPGMIIEIGTHTDIRGNKGYNKDLSQKRADSAKDFLIKNGIESGRVVSKGYGESKPIVVCATEEACSEEDHEWNRRCEFVVIGWDYIDNSPTKN
- a CDS encoding PorP/SprF family type IX secretion system membrane protein, with the translated sequence MHKKITNTTWGICIVMLLFFLKTQAQQDPQYTQYMYNMNVVNPAYTTNEPGMLNFGTLYRTQWENAVGAPKTLTFFAHTPLSEKIEMGASIISDDIGDGSLKENNIYVDFAYILKLDEQSNLSLGLKGGITTFETNFNGFRLPEVQDDPAFNENMNNTFPNVGIGAFYNRDKFYAGLSIPNLLTSKHLENRDGLNRIGSEAIHLFGMAGYVFDINPNLKLKPSVLTKMVSGAPITADVSFNALFNNRFEGGISYRLDDSVNAMFNIAVIPSVRIGYAYDYTLSNLGAFNNGSHEIFVLFNLDLWGLKKGYDKSPRFY
- a CDS encoding gliding motility-associated C-terminal domain-containing protein — its product is MNKLNFRFFALVLFFLGLSNLAEAQCAGNDASIEICEKDSDVANRNFALFPRLGGSPTAGGTWSTTNPENFYALNQSTGIVDLWRINNYGTHSFVYTNTDCNETATVNINLGGYPGEDNIDGSANACGDDNSVNLHGFLGSNVDGKVQDFNGLWEEDPSTITGFLEENIFNAQAAGTGIYIFTYTVPDVNTCAGRTATVVLEVHPPPNPGRPTSVTFCANDDFSAYTNFDLNDQLLGEDPNGTWSEDATGQLSDLNDSIINIQELYDTFGYGTFSFVYTVFPTHPVCEKREVTVNIDILPVLDGDITAEDICIEEDYVVELEYDDTLLHNGAFLISYTINGSSGVASTSLIDGDGHFIVDPTLVPLNETVTLEVVGITSVSPIRDVCPTVIVPPTTFLVASSQADIEDICVQNDATVQITEILDTSGNFANGTFTTQYVLTRPDSSTETSDSFDLEFISGNATLTVPGSNFLVGGEYEIRPAILNTFPTNCPLADIFIVTPLPDAIQLDLIIDNNCDATQIDVLVDAPILPDGTYIITYDVTELGSNTVLTTNTINFTGGTAAYQIDVDALPIGNYTASVRSIQNDTTPCRLDFEFEESENFSRGGVPEAPVANANQTFCLSDFSEAPTLMDINVTAEGDILFYDTDTDTNILPISTVLIDGEEYFVTNSDPLTNCEGTTRVQITVNFSNPDAPTSDNSTPLFCAETNPTLSNINVNVSAGSSVSWFSALSGGTALDNATILVDGQTYFAATNNGGCTSTERLEITPTVITVAPTAISSDVLSVCGLDDPTVVALRTLENETENEVFWFITETGGTALTDDIPLVTDTTYYAENYNSVTGCSSATRVPVTVDFSNCDPKNYDFFIPDGFSPNADGRNDTFFIPNIETIFPNFTLEILNRYGTTLFKGDKTNPAWDGRNGSSTAPNGVYFYIINYNKGNSEPIQGRLYLNR